A stretch of Acidobacteriota bacterium DNA encodes these proteins:
- a CDS encoding CRTAC1 family protein, protein MSRPRAGTIRPRALAATLCLLGAGCAGRTPPAPAPTAAPPPAATSTPAASPAYVDATAEAGLTAISWCGSPSRDHLLESVGSGAAFVDLDGDGLDDIVTLSGWRLADRDGGGPPRKVLARGGLTYYRNLGGGRFTDATAEAGLDARGAWAIALAAGDIDGDGDLDLFVTTFGANLLFMNRGDGTFEEVGARAGVADTGWWGGASLFDADGDGDLDLYVTSYIDATMDEVLSAERTLLYKGQVQVMVGPFGMPGGADRFYRNRGDGTFEEATDAAGLTDVGRGYGLASVAADLDGDGDQDLYVANDSNPNYLFRNEGGGHFSEIGVVSGAAFSADGAAQASMGVEVADLDGDGVLDLFVNNFSDDDSAVYRGEGDLFFSDVSVPTKVAALTYRNLKWGAAVVDFDQDARPDVVVADGHIYPQADLLSAEFGFKERNLLLLNRPPLFEDASGAAGEGWQTRSSFRGLAVGDLENDGDPDLLFTRIDEPPLLLRYDGADPSRWITVEPVRPYPRWIGSRVEVFASGTRQSRVILAGGSYASQSSLKAIFSVGAAGRADRVVVTFAGGGSVELKDVKGGTRLKVDVPR, encoded by the coding sequence TTGAGCCGACCCCGCGCCGGGACCATCAGGCCCCGCGCGCTCGCGGCGACTCTGTGCCTGCTCGGAGCGGGGTGCGCCGGAAGAACGCCTCCGGCCCCCGCGCCGACGGCCGCCCCGCCACCGGCGGCGACCTCAACGCCCGCGGCCTCGCCCGCCTACGTCGACGCGACGGCCGAGGCCGGGCTCACGGCGATCTCGTGGTGCGGGTCGCCGTCCCGCGATCACCTCCTCGAGTCGGTGGGGAGCGGCGCGGCCTTTGTCGATCTCGACGGCGACGGCCTCGACGACATCGTGACCCTCAGCGGCTGGCGCCTCGCCGATCGCGACGGAGGCGGCCCGCCCCGGAAGGTCCTCGCGCGGGGCGGCCTCACCTACTATCGGAACCTCGGCGGCGGGCGCTTCACCGACGCCACGGCGGAGGCCGGCCTCGACGCGCGCGGCGCGTGGGCGATCGCCCTCGCCGCCGGCGACATCGACGGCGACGGCGATCTCGATCTCTTCGTGACGACCTTCGGCGCGAACCTCCTCTTCATGAACCGCGGGGACGGAACGTTCGAGGAAGTCGGCGCGCGCGCCGGAGTCGCCGACACCGGATGGTGGGGGGGAGCGTCGCTCTTCGACGCCGACGGCGACGGCGACCTCGATCTCTACGTCACGAGCTACATCGACGCGACGATGGACGAGGTCCTCTCGGCGGAGAGGACGCTCCTCTACAAGGGGCAGGTCCAGGTGATGGTGGGCCCGTTCGGGATGCCGGGAGGGGCCGATCGTTTCTACCGCAATCGCGGCGACGGCACCTTCGAGGAGGCGACCGACGCCGCAGGCCTCACCGACGTCGGGCGCGGCTACGGCCTCGCCTCGGTGGCGGCGGACCTCGACGGCGACGGCGACCAGGATCTGTACGTCGCCAACGACTCGAACCCGAACTACCTCTTCCGGAACGAAGGAGGGGGACACTTCTCCGAGATCGGCGTCGTGTCGGGGGCGGCCTTCAGCGCCGACGGGGCGGCGCAGGCGAGCATGGGGGTCGAGGTCGCCGATCTCGACGGCGACGGCGTCCTCGACCTCTTCGTGAACAATTTCTCCGACGACGACAGCGCGGTGTACCGCGGCGAGGGGGATCTCTTCTTCTCGGACGTCTCGGTCCCCACGAAGGTCGCGGCCCTCACGTACAGGAACCTCAAGTGGGGGGCCGCGGTGGTCGACTTCGATCAGGACGCGCGCCCCGACGTGGTCGTCGCCGACGGCCACATCTACCCGCAAGCCGATCTCCTCTCGGCCGAGTTCGGCTTCAAGGAGCGGAACCTCCTCCTCCTCAACCGCCCTCCCCTCTTCGAGGACGCGAGCGGCGCGGCAGGCGAAGGGTGGCAGACGCGCAGCTCGTTCCGCGGCCTCGCCGTCGGCGATCTCGAGAACGACGGCGATCCCGATCTCCTCTTCACGCGCATCGACGAGCCCCCGCTCCTCCTGCGCTACGACGGCGCCGACCCGTCGCGCTGGATCACCGTCGAGCCGGTCAGGCCGTACCCGCGGTGGATCGGATCGCGCGTGGAGGTCTTCGCCTCGGGAACGCGGCAGTCGCGCGTGATCCTCGCGGGGGGAAGCTACGCCTCACAGTCGAGCCTGAAGGCGATCTTCTCGGTCGGGGCGGCGGGAAGGGCCGACCGCGTCGTCGTGACCTTCGCGGGCGGGGGGAGCGTGGAGCTCAAGGACGTGAAGGGGGGGACGAGGCTGAAGGTGGACGTGCCGCGGTGA